A single region of the Planctomycetota bacterium genome encodes:
- the arsM gene encoding arsenite methyltransferase — protein sequence MKKSDIKKIVRQGYAKVATTNTSCCPTTSSASRCAPSVLPTSASHRGGCNTKASSAPLRRGGKGSVLLGPKSLSKAMGYSDKEMASVPKEANLGLGCGNPIALASLKPGETVLDLGSGPGLDCFLAANKVGPSGKVIGIDMTPEMIAKARNNAKGKYPTVEFRLGEIEKLPVQDNSVDVIISNCVINLSPDKPAVFKEAFRVLKPGGRLMVSDVVTTNQLPDDLKESIGAYVGCLSGAIMKGQYLGTIKQTGFKDVRILDEAKFPIKFMLNDPTAQALAQTINLSGKSLDGIGDSVESIKVAAIKPKK from the coding sequence ATGAAGAAATCAGATATTAAAAAGATAGTGCGACAGGGTTATGCCAAGGTGGCTACCACTAACACTTCCTGCTGCCCTACCACTTCAAGTGCCTCCCGGTGCGCTCCTTCGGTGCTCCCGACCAGTGCTTCGCACAGGGGTGGATGTAATACCAAGGCATCAAGCGCCCCGCTAAGGCGGGGTGGGAAAGGTAGTGTATTGCTTGGACCCAAATCCCTGAGCAAGGCCATGGGTTATTCGGATAAGGAAATGGCGTCCGTGCCCAAGGAGGCCAATCTCGGACTGGGTTGCGGTAACCCCATTGCCCTGGCGTCCCTGAAACCGGGCGAGACCGTGCTGGACCTGGGTTCGGGTCCGGGACTGGACTGCTTCCTGGCCGCCAATAAGGTCGGGCCATCCGGCAAGGTCATCGGCATAGATATGACCCCGGAGATGATTGCCAAGGCACGCAATAATGCCAAAGGCAAATACCCAACAGTCGAATTCCGCTTAGGCGAGATAGAAAAACTCCCGGTTCAGGACAATTCGGTCGATGTCATCATCTCCAACTGCGTCATAAACCTCTCGCCGGACAAACCGGCCGTATTCAAGGAGGCGTTCCGGGTCTTGAAGCCGGGCGGCCGGCTGATGGTCTCGGACGTGGTCACCACCAACCAACTACCGGATGACTTGAAGGAATCCATCGGCGCCTATGTCGGTTGCTTAAGCGGCGCGATAATGAAGGGCCAGTATCTCGGCACCATCAAGCAGACGGGATTTAAGGACGTCCGGATATTGGACGAAGCCAAATTCCCCATCAAGTTTATGTTAAATGACCCGACAGCCCAGGCCCTGGCGCAAACCATTAATCTATCCGGCAAATCACTGGACGGCATCGGCGACTCGGTTGAAAGCATCAAGGTGGCGGCCATTAAACCCAAGAAATAG
- a CDS encoding trypsin-like peptidase domain-containing protein, producing MRKSILMAGLCLAAMLFLSGNIYPQASKPPASGGDQPITKNTFIQIAQKVTPAVVNVWNMQEGGIFGGQVKSGGGTGFIIDAKKGVLLTNHHVVANAKALVITLNDKRTLKAKLIGSDPIYDVAVVQIESPPADLKQVTLGNSDKVMPGEWIIAIGQPLFMDYTVTAGIVCALGRETQLGKAQLSTIEYVGSYIMIDAIINPGNSGGPLFNANGEVVGINTIKLYAGYGYSIPINRALDTKDKIMTNKDGKVIRAYLGLRGRDIDDYLAMEYNTNMDDLIKDLGLKEPKGVFIQGAADNSPAASVGFEESDIMVEFDGKKVDNLKDFRAIIEKLKPEQEVKLKYLHKKEEKTVTVKLLELGGDKKPDEKQPAGEDEDE from the coding sequence ATGAGAAAAAGCATTTTAATGGCCGGACTATGCCTGGCGGCCATGTTGTTCCTGTCCGGTAATATCTATCCCCAGGCATCCAAGCCGCCGGCCAGCGGGGGTGACCAACCGATAACCAAAAATACGTTTATTCAGATTGCCCAGAAGGTAACCCCGGCAGTCGTTAACGTTTGGAATATGCAAGAGGGCGGTATTTTTGGCGGGCAGGTTAAAAGCGGCGGCGGAACGGGTTTTATTATTGATGCTAAAAAGGGAGTACTTCTTACCAATCATCACGTTGTAGCGAACGCGAAAGCATTGGTGATAACATTAAATGACAAGCGTACCCTTAAGGCAAAATTAATCGGCAGCGATCCGATTTATGATGTAGCTGTGGTGCAAATAGAAAGTCCGCCGGCAGACCTTAAACAGGTTACTTTAGGCAATTCAGATAAGGTGATGCCCGGTGAATGGATTATTGCCATCGGCCAGCCGCTGTTTATGGATTATACGGTCACGGCCGGTATTGTCTGCGCCTTAGGCAGGGAAACACAACTTGGGAAAGCCCAGCTCTCAACCATAGAATATGTCGGTTCTTATATAATGATTGATGCAATTATTAACCCGGGTAACAGCGGCGGCCCTTTATTTAACGCCAATGGAGAGGTTGTTGGCATTAATACAATTAAACTTTATGCGGGTTACGGCTATTCAATCCCTATCAACCGGGCATTGGATACTAAAGATAAAATTATGACCAATAAAGACGGCAAGGTTATCAGGGCTTATTTAGGGTTGAGAGGCCGAGATATTGATGACTATCTGGCAATGGAATATAACACGAACATGGACGATTTAATAAAAGATCTGGGTTTAAAAGAGCCCAAGGGGGTTTTTATCCAGGGGGCGGCTGATAATTCTCCGGCCGCATCGGTCGGTTTTGAGGAAAGCGATATTATGGTGGAGTTTGATGGTAAAAAAGTGGATAACCTCAAGGATTTTAGGGCGATAATAGAAAAGTTAAAGCCGGAGCAAGAGGTCAAATTAAAATACCTCCATAAGAAAGAAGAGAAAACGGTTACGGTAAAGCTTTTGGAACTTGGCGGCGACAAGAAACCGGATGAAAAACAACCAGCCGGGGAGGATGAGGACGAATAA
- a CDS encoding HEAT repeat domain-containing protein, whose amino-acid sequence MNRTILVIIGIACAVITMAGIMEFGQRYHHIAVARRQLHDKKYWIREDALSTLVMHNDRASIPEIIKLLDGNDLNTRVDAIGALGNLKAKEAIPKITILLQDPEFEIRWFAVWALGRLDVKEAVPEITKLLQDNDYHVRETAVKTLMELNAREAIPEIVKLLQDDDMFVLTAVIDAVVMFRSKEAIPELKKLLNDENKERSSLAKWLLEYLGVPDSEIEKAKEGK is encoded by the coding sequence ATGAATCGCACTATTCTCGTCATCATCGGCATCGCCTGCGCCGTGATTACCATGGCCGGAATAATGGAATTTGGTCAACGATATCATCATATTGCCGTTGCCCGTCGGCAGCTTCATGACAAAAAATACTGGATACGTGAAGATGCTCTTTCAACGCTTGTCATGCATAACGATAGAGCATCCATTCCTGAGATTATCAAATTATTAGATGGTAATGATTTAAATACTCGGGTGGATGCTATTGGTGCATTAGGTAACCTTAAAGCCAAAGAAGCAATCCCTAAAATTACTATATTATTACAGGATCCTGAATTCGAAATTCGCTGGTTTGCTGTTTGGGCGTTAGGGAGACTCGATGTTAAAGAAGCCGTCCCTGAGATAACCAAGTTATTACAAGACAATGATTATCATGTTCGCGAGACGGCAGTTAAGACCCTGATGGAACTCAATGCCAGGGAAGCCATCCCGGAAATTGTCAAATTATTACAGGATGATGACATGTTTGTCTTAACTGCGGTAATAGATGCAGTCGTGATGTTCCGTAGTAAAGAAGCCATTCCGGAGCTAAAAAAATTACTTAATGATGAGAACAAAGAACGCTCTTCTCTAGCAAAATGGCTTCTGGAATATCTCGGCGTGCCGGATAGTGAAATTGAAAAAGCCAAGGAAGGAAAGTGA
- a CDS encoding dTDP-4-dehydrorhamnose 3,5-epimerase family protein — protein MINGVKIKKLNPISDERGRVMEILRCDDDMFRKFGQVYVTTAYPGVVKAWHYHKKQTDSFTVLHGMVKMVLYDDRKKSPTKGEVSEFFIGVHNPVLLQIPPEVYHGFKCISEYEAIMLNCPSEAYNRKQPDEYRIPAHTKKIPYNWARKDG, from the coding sequence ATGATAAATGGCGTTAAAATAAAGAAGCTAAACCCGATATCCGATGAAAGAGGCCGGGTGATGGAAATCCTGAGATGCGACGATGATATGTTCAGGAAATTCGGGCAGGTCTATGTGACCACGGCCTATCCGGGCGTAGTTAAGGCCTGGCATTACCATAAAAAACAGACCGATTCCTTTACTGTATTGCACGGAATGGTTAAGATGGTGCTTTATGATGACCGGAAGAAATCCCCGACCAAGGGAGAAGTCAGCGAGTTTTTCATCGGGGTGCATAATCCTGTCCTGCTCCAGATTCCGCCTGAGGTCTATCACGGATTTAAATGCATCAGCGAATACGAGGCGATAATGCTTAATTGCCCCAGCGAGGCGTATAACCGCAAGCAACCCGATGAATACCGGATTCCGGCGCATACCAAAAAGATACCGTATAACTGGGCGCGCAAAGACGGTTAA
- the gcvH gene encoding glycine cleavage system protein GcvH: MAELYYSQTHEWAKVDGATATIGITDFAAQQLSDLIFINLPKLKQAVKQAEPMGEVESVKTVVDINSPLSGEVIEVNEPVVSNLNLISTDSFNAGWLVKIKLSDTGELKNLLTKEAYQKLCETESASH, translated from the coding sequence ATGGCAGAGTTATATTATTCGCAGACGCACGAATGGGCCAAGGTGGATGGCGCGACGGCTACGATCGGCATAACCGATTTCGCGGCCCAGCAGCTGAGCGACCTGATTTTCATCAACCTGCCCAAGCTTAAACAGGCGGTAAAACAAGCCGAGCCCATGGGCGAGGTGGAATCAGTCAAGACCGTGGTGGATATCAACAGCCCTTTGAGCGGAGAGGTTATTGAGGTCAACGAACCGGTCGTCTCCAACCTTAACCTGATCAGCACCGATTCCTTCAACGCCGGCTGGCTGGTTAAGATTAAATTATCCGATACCGGAGAACTCAAGAATCTCCTGACCAAAGAGGCATATCAGAAACTCTGTGAAACGGAATCCGCGAGCCACTAA
- a CDS encoding GDP-mannose 4,6-dehydratase, translating into MKYLITGGAGFIGSHLAEAILKQGDEAWIIDNLSTGSINNIEHLKANPKFHYTIDTIFNEPLLAEMIDNSDIVFHMAAAVGVRLIVESPVNTIETNIAGTESVLKLANKKNKIVLIASSSEVYGKNNKIPFSEDDDMLLGPTVKSRWSYACSKAIDEFLALAYWREKKLPTIVVRLFNTVGPRQSGRYGMVIPRFVQQALAKEPFTVYGTGKQSRCFTDVSDVVGALIKLVNHPKAIGQVFNIGSDQEITIEALASRIKEKTKSLSQIKYIPYDEAYESGFEDMLRRVPNLAKIGNLIGYKPTQSIDQILDKIIRYFREQK; encoded by the coding sequence ATGAAATATTTGATTACGGGCGGGGCCGGATTCATCGGCTCGCATTTAGCCGAGGCTATCCTGAAGCAGGGCGATGAGGCCTGGATTATTGATAACCTGTCCACCGGCAGCATCAATAATATAGAACACCTTAAAGCTAATCCCAAGTTTCATTATACCATTGATACTATTTTTAATGAGCCGCTTCTGGCTGAAATGATAGACAATTCCGATATCGTGTTCCACATGGCCGCGGCCGTGGGAGTCCGGCTGATCGTGGAAAGCCCGGTGAACACCATTGAAACCAATATCGCCGGGACCGAAAGCGTGCTCAAGCTGGCGAATAAGAAGAATAAGATAGTTCTGATTGCCTCAAGCTCAGAGGTTTATGGCAAGAATAACAAGATTCCGTTCAGCGAAGATGACGATATGCTCTTGGGGCCGACTGTCAAATCGCGCTGGAGCTACGCCTGTTCCAAGGCCATAGATGAATTCCTGGCGCTGGCCTACTGGCGGGAAAAGAAACTGCCCACTATCGTAGTCCGGCTGTTTAATACGGTCGGGCCGAGACAATCAGGCCGGTATGGAATGGTGATTCCCCGGTTTGTCCAGCAGGCGCTGGCTAAAGAGCCGTTTACGGTTTACGGAACCGGCAAGCAATCACGCTGTTTTACGGATGTCAGCGACGTGGTCGGCGCATTAATAAAACTGGTCAATCACCCCAAGGCCATCGGCCAGGTCTTTAATATCGGCAGTGACCAGGAGATTACCATTGAGGCGCTGGCCTCCAGGATAAAAGAGAAGACCAAAAGTTTATCGCAGATAAAGTATATTCCCTACGACGAGGCGTACGAGAGCGGGTTTGAGGATATGCTCCGGCGCGTGCCGAATCTCGCCAAGATAGGAAACCTTATTGGTTATAAGCCGACCCAGAGCATTGACCAGATATTGGATAAAATAATCCGGTATTTCAGGGAGCAGAAATAG
- a CDS encoding FAD-dependent oxidoreductase — MPKRIVIIGGGTSGASAAFSARKHDRTAEVTIIDRESHSTYSRCGLPFAIKGVINPIENLVVFAPKIFASQKITQKLATEVTGINHQTREVTYKSITTGEAGKVNYDALIFATGSTPSKPPIGGIDGPNVRVLRTIDDAKNIISSAKSVQSVVVIGASFIGLEVAEALKHLGLDVTVIEQRYLLWRMLDKEISQMARQKLTDHGIKLIEDKSISDLNEYKDSLVIISTGVRPSVKLAKDMGVTIGTTGGIKVDKTLRTNLPDVYAVGDCAEAVSDLTGQPIVIGLGTIAARQGVVAGANAAGKPCPDEHRDWSGAPTGAHREHETGPAILNASVLKLLDMEIGSVGMTEFGMASAECGFNPISALIKFPSLPHYYPGGTDVHVKLIADKATKRIIGGQVMCSSGAALRVNMISLAIQNKMTIADILKSDFCYSPPVTDVWEPVMIAAQGVAAKLSRP, encoded by the coding sequence ATGCCAAAGAGAATCGTGATAATCGGTGGCGGGACATCCGGTGCCTCGGCCGCATTCTCAGCCCGCAAGCATGACCGAACGGCCGAAGTCACCATCATTGACCGGGAGTCACATTCCACCTATTCCAGATGCGGACTGCCCTTTGCCATCAAGGGCGTGATTAATCCGATAGAAAACCTGGTGGTGTTCGCGCCCAAGATATTTGCCAGCCAAAAGATAACCCAGAAACTGGCCACAGAGGTAACCGGGATAAATCATCAGACACGAGAGGTAACCTATAAAAGCATTACTACCGGCGAGGCCGGTAAGGTGAATTACGATGCCCTGATATTTGCCACGGGCTCCACGCCTTCCAAACCGCCCATTGGGGGCATAGATGGACCAAACGTACGGGTCCTGCGCACGATTGATGATGCCAAAAACATCATCTCATCGGCGAAATCTGTGCAATCTGTGGTCGTTATTGGCGCCAGTTTCATAGGTCTCGAAGTTGCCGAGGCATTAAAACATCTGGGTTTAGATGTGACGGTGATAGAACAGAGATACCTACTCTGGCGGATGCTGGACAAGGAAATCAGCCAGATGGCCAGACAGAAACTAACTGACCACGGCATTAAGTTAATAGAAGACAAGAGCATTTCTGATTTAAATGAATACAAGGATTCGCTGGTGATTATTTCCACCGGGGTCAGGCCGTCAGTAAAACTAGCCAAGGACATGGGCGTAACCATCGGCACCACCGGCGGCATCAAGGTGGACAAGACCCTCCGGACTAACCTGCCTGATGTTTATGCGGTGGGCGATTGCGCTGAGGCGGTTTCGGACCTGACCGGCCAGCCGATAGTTATAGGATTGGGCACGATTGCGGCCCGGCAGGGCGTAGTGGCCGGGGCCAACGCAGCCGGCAAGCCCTGTCCCGATGAACATCGGGACTGGTCGGGAGCACCTACTGGAGCGCACCGGGAACACGAAACCGGGCCGGCCATACTGAACGCCTCGGTTCTGAAGTTATTAGATATGGAAATTGGGAGTGTGGGGATGACGGAATTCGGAATGGCGAGTGCGGAATGCGGATTTAATCCAATTAGCGCGCTGATAAAATTCCCGTCCCTGCCTCATTATTATCCGGGCGGCACGGACGTTCACGTCAAACTCATCGCTGACAAGGCGACCAAACGGATTATCGGCGGCCAGGTCATGTGCTCATCCGGCGCGGCCCTGCGTGTGAACATGATATCATTGGCTATTCAGAACAAGATGACAATAGCCGATATCTTAAAGAGCGATTTCTGTTACTCGCCGCCGGTGACTGATGTCTGGGAACCGGTAATGATTGCGGCCCAGGGCGTAGCGGCCAAATTAAGTAGACCATAG
- the trxA gene encoding thioredoxin produces MSDIKEVTDQTFGDEVLKSSSPVLVDFWAPWCGPCRMLTPILTKLAAQYQGKLKVVKLNTDDNPDTATTYNISAIPTLLFFKGGQLANQVIGVKSPDELKKMIDEVI; encoded by the coding sequence ATGAGCGATATAAAAGAAGTAACTGACCAGACCTTTGGGGATGAGGTGTTGAAATCGAGCAGCCCGGTATTGGTGGATTTTTGGGCGCCCTGGTGCGGGCCCTGCCGAATGCTGACCCCGATTTTAACCAAACTGGCGGCCCAATACCAGGGAAAACTGAAGGTGGTGAAGTTGAACACCGACGATAACCCGGATACAGCTACCACCTACAATATTTCGGCCATTCCCACCCTGCTGTTTTTTAAGGGCGGGCAACTGGCCAACCAGGTTATCGGGGTGAAATCGCCCGATGAGTTGAAAAAGATGATTGACGAGGTGATATGA
- a CDS encoding four helix bundle protein gives MAYEDLKIRTKKFALDIMQLAETLPRNKTGDVLGRQILRSGTSVGANYRAACRARSRADFISKLGIVEEEVDETLYWLELISDAKLGDSNQIKHLQKEASEITAIVVTSIKTARRNKNK, from the coding sequence ATGGCATACGAGGATTTAAAGATTAGAACTAAGAAATTTGCCCTTGATATAATGCAGCTGGCTGAAACACTGCCCAGGAATAAAACCGGGGATGTATTAGGGAGGCAGATTCTGAGGTCCGGCACCTCAGTAGGCGCTAATTATCGCGCGGCCTGCCGGGCCCGCTCCAGGGCCGATTTCATTTCTAAATTGGGTATCGTTGAAGAAGAGGTTGACGAAACGTTATATTGGTTAGAATTAATTTCGGATGCTAAACTGGGCGACTCAAACCAGATTAAACATCTGCAGAAAGAAGCGTCTGAAATTACCGCAATTGTCGTAACCTCTATCAAAACTGCGCGGAGGAACAAGAATAAATAA
- the gcvPB gene encoding aminomethyl-transferring glycine dehydrogenase subunit GcvPB, producing the protein MNDKLIFEESSPGRSACALPALDVPAQDINKLLPPTVLRQTPADLPEVDELTLVRHYTNLSRKNFGVDSGFYPLGSCTMKYNPKVNETLCGLTGFAQLHPYQPASTVQGILRIMYELGEYLKEISGLDGVSLTPAAGAHGEFTGLKVIHQYFKKHNDKRTKVLIPDSAHGTNPASGALCGFHAVEVKSDPHGNVDIADLKAKMNNEVAALMLTIPNTLGLFDEHIAEICQIVHDGGGFIYMDGANFNSIMGITKPSMVCVDVLHFNLHKTFSTPHGCGGPGSGPIAVTAKLTPYLPVPTVSSPRWGLNQPISDGLGAIVTKDENGYSLNYDRPDSIGQIKGFFGNIAVLIRAYVYIRMMGPAGLKKASQMAVLNANYVMAQLKQHYHLQYDRHCMHECVLDATIQLKKFGVRTLDIAKRLLDYGYHPPTIYFPLIVHEALMIEPTETESKETLDEFISVMIAIAKEAETTPDVVKTAPTSTPVGRLDEVKAARELRVRYTK; encoded by the coding sequence ATGAACGACAAACTGATATTTGAAGAATCCAGTCCGGGCCGAAGCGCCTGCGCCTTGCCGGCCTTAGACGTCCCGGCCCAGGATATAAATAAACTGTTGCCCCCGACGGTCTTGAGGCAAACTCCGGCCGACCTGCCTGAGGTGGACGAACTCACCCTGGTGCGCCATTATACTAATCTCTCGCGCAAGAACTTCGGCGTGGACAGCGGCTTCTATCCGCTCGGTTCCTGCACCATGAAATACAATCCCAAGGTCAACGAAACCCTGTGCGGCCTGACCGGCTTTGCCCAGCTCCATCCCTACCAGCCGGCCTCAACGGTCCAGGGCATCCTGCGGATAATGTATGAACTGGGCGAGTATCTCAAGGAAATTTCGGGATTAGACGGCGTGTCGCTCACCCCGGCGGCCGGGGCGCACGGCGAATTCACCGGCCTAAAAGTCATCCACCAGTATTTTAAGAAACATAACGATAAGCGCACCAAGGTCTTGATTCCGGACTCGGCGCACGGCACCAACCCGGCCTCCGGCGCCCTGTGCGGATTCCATGCCGTCGAGGTCAAGTCCGACCCGCACGGCAATGTGGACATCGCGGACCTGAAGGCCAAGATGAATAACGAAGTGGCGGCGCTGATGCTGACCATCCCCAATACCCTGGGCCTGTTTGACGAGCACATCGCTGAAATTTGCCAGATAGTCCACGATGGCGGCGGATTTATCTATATGGACGGCGCTAATTTCAACTCCATTATGGGCATCACCAAACCGTCTATGGTATGCGTTGACGTGTTGCACTTTAATCTGCACAAGACCTTTTCCACGCCGCACGGCTGCGGCGGCCCGGGTTCAGGCCCGATTGCGGTCACGGCCAAACTGACGCCTTATCTGCCTGTGCCGACCGTGTCCAGCCCCCGCTGGGGGCTGAACCAGCCCATCTCCGATGGGCTGGGTGCGATTGTTACCAAGGATGAGAACGGCTATTCATTAAATTATGACAGACCCGACTCCATCGGCCAAATCAAGGGATTCTTCGGTAACATCGCGGTCCTGATTCGGGCCTATGTCTATATCCGGATGATGGGCCCGGCCGGCCTGAAAAAGGCCAGCCAGATGGCCGTCCTGAACGCCAATTACGTCATGGCGCAACTCAAACAACACTACCATTTACAGTATGACCGGCACTGTATGCACGAATGTGTCCTGGACGCCACGATTCAGTTGAAGAAATTCGGGGTCAGGACACTGGACATCGCCAAGCGGCTGTTGGATTACGGATACCATCCGCCCACGATATATTTCCCGCTTATAGTCCACGAAGCGCTGATGATAGAACCCACCGAGACCGAAAGCAAAGAGACCTTAGACGAATTTATCTCGGTCATGATAGCTATCGCCAAAGAGGCCGAAACCACGCCCGATGTAGTCAAGACCGCCCCGACATCAACCCCGGTGGGCCGGCTGGACGAGGTCAAGGCGGCCAGGGAACTACGGGTAAGGTATACCAAATAG
- the gcvPA gene encoding aminomethyl-transferring glycine dehydrogenase subunit GcvPA, translating to MPYIPHTDTNIREMLAAANVANLDDLFSSIPKELRLAKPLALPAPLSEIEATKLLCELADQNTNAARTPSFLGAGCYNHFVPAVVDHLASRSEFYTAYTPYQPETSQGALTTAFEYQTMMCQLTGMEVSNASLYDGATALAEAILMALHITNKKKVIISKTIHPEYRATVRAWLEDLDINIIELDFTNGMTSLEALEKKLNNNTACVAYQSPNFFGIIEPVDEIVKLVRKYEGTMLISVVNPMALGLLKTPGDYGVDIVVGDAQPLGNRMSFGGPHLGFMATKMAHIRKMPGRIVGETTDAKGRRGFVLTLSTREQHIRREKATSNICSNQALCAIRTAIYLSAVGKTGLKQVAELNLQKAHYAAEKLSAIPGFKLTFSGAFFNEFVIRCKKPEGINKYLLKKNIIGGLALGRFYPELKDSMLFCVTEMNTKEEIDKLAAMLD from the coding sequence ATGCCTTATATTCCGCATACTGATACTAACATCCGGGAAATGCTGGCCGCGGCTAATGTGGCCAACCTGGACGACCTGTTTTCCAGCATCCCCAAGGAACTCCGCCTGGCCAAGCCCCTGGCGCTGCCGGCCCCGTTGAGCGAGATAGAAGCCACCAAGCTACTCTGTGAACTGGCCGACCAGAATACCAATGCAGCCCGGACCCCGTCTTTCCTGGGCGCGGGTTGTTACAACCATTTTGTCCCGGCTGTGGTGGACCATCTGGCCAGCCGGAGCGAATTCTATACGGCCTACACGCCCTACCAGCCCGAGACCAGCCAGGGCGCGCTGACCACTGCCTTTGAATACCAGACCATGATGTGCCAGCTGACCGGCATGGAGGTGTCCAACGCCTCGCTTTACGACGGCGCCACGGCCCTGGCCGAGGCCATCCTTATGGCGCTCCATATTACCAACAAAAAGAAGGTCATTATCTCCAAGACCATCCATCCGGAATACCGGGCTACAGTCCGGGCCTGGCTGGAGGACTTGGATATCAATATCATCGAACTGGATTTCACCAACGGCATGACTTCATTGGAAGCATTAGAGAAAAAACTGAATAACAACACGGCCTGCGTGGCGTATCAGTCGCCCAACTTCTTCGGCATCATCGAACCGGTGGACGAAATAGTCAAGCTGGTCCGTAAATATGAAGGCACCATGCTCATCAGCGTGGTCAACCCGATGGCTTTAGGCCTGCTAAAAACTCCGGGCGATTACGGCGTGGATATAGTTGTCGGCGACGCCCAACCATTGGGCAACCGGATGTCATTCGGCGGTCCGCATCTGGGTTTTATGGCCACCAAGATGGCCCATATCCGCAAGATGCCGGGCCGGATTGTCGGCGAGACCACGGATGCCAAGGGCCGGCGCGGGTTTGTCCTGACCCTGTCCACCCGGGAACAGCATATCCGCCGGGAAAAGGCCACCTCCAATATCTGTTCCAACCAGGCCCTCTGCGCCATCCGGACCGCCATCTACCTGTCCGCCGTGGGCAAGACCGGTCTGAAACAGGTGGCTGAACTCAATCTACAAAAGGCGCACTACGCGGCTGAAAAACTATCGGCCATTCCAGGATTTAAACTCACTTTTAGCGGCGCATTCTTTAATGAATTTGTTATCCGTTGTAAGAAACCTGAAGGAATTAATAAATATCTGCTTAAGAAAAATATTATCGGTGGTTTGGCTTTAGGTAGATTTTATCCAGAACTTAAGGACTCTATGCTCTTCTGTGTAACTGAAATGAACACGAAAGAAGAGATTGATAAATTAGCAGCAATGTTAGATTAG